The Accipiter gentilis chromosome 7, bAccGen1.1, whole genome shotgun sequence genome includes a region encoding these proteins:
- the ATP8B2 gene encoding phospholipid-transporting ATPase ID isoform X4: protein MLPTTILRQEQWMNVRVGDIIKLENNQFVAADLLLLSSSEPHGLCYIETAELDGETNMKVRQAIPVTSELGDTSKLARFDGEVICEPPNNKLDKFGGMLYWKENKYPLSNQNMLLRGCVLRNTEWCFGLVIFAGPDTKLMQNSGRTKFKRTSIDRLMNTLVLWIFGFLVCMGVILAIGNAIWEHEVGVCFQIYLPWDEGVHSAFFSGFLSFWSYIIILNTVVPISLYVSVEVIRLGHSYFINWDKKMYCAKRRTPAEARTTTLNEELGQVEYIFSDKTGTLTQNIMVFSKCSVNGHSYGDMQDVLGHKAELRERPEPVDFSFNPLADPRFQFWDPSLLEAVNLGDPHVHEFFRLLSLCHTVMSEEKSEGELYYKAQSPDEGALVTAARNFGFVFRSRTPKTITVHELGRAITYQLLAILDFNNIRKRMSVIVRSPEGKIRLYCKGADTILLERLHPINQDLTNVTTDHLNEYAGEGLRTLVLAYKDLEESYYEDWSERLHQAGSAPEAREDYLARLYDEVEHDMMLLGATAIEDKLQQGVPETIAILTLANIKIWVLTGDKQETAVNIGYSCKMLTDDMTEVFVVTGHTVLEVREELRKAREKMMDASRSMGNGFYQEKLSSSKFTSVLEAIAGEYALVINGHSLAHALEADMEVEFLETACACKAVICCRVTPLQKAQVVELVKKYKKAVTLAIGDGANDVSMIKTAHIGVGISGQEGIQAVLASDYSFSQFKFLQRLLLVHGRWSYLRMCKFLCYFFYKNFAFTMVHFWFGFFCGFSAQTVYDQYFITLYNIVYTSLPVLAMGVFDQDVPEQRSMEYPKLYEPGQLNLLFNKREFFICIAQGIYTSVLMFFIPYGVFADATRDDGAQLADYQSFAVTVATSLVIVVSVQIGLDTGFWTAINHFFIWGSLTAYFAILFAMHSDGLFQMFPNQFRFVGNAQNTLAQPTVWLTIALTTVVCIMPVVAFRFLKLDLKPELSDTVRYTQLVRKKQKTQHRCMRRVGRVGSRRSGYAFSHQEGFGELIMSGKNMRLSSLALSSFAPRPSAGWIETLRKKKGSDGSTAGSPSGVADKTLKGSRGTRCWAAWEQTSR from the exons GCGAGGTGATCTGTGAACCCCCCAATAACAAGCTGGACAAGTTTGGCGGGATGCTGTACTGGAAGGAGAACAAGTACCCCCTGAGCAACCAGAACATGCTGCTGCGGGGCTGCGTCCTACGCAACACCGAGTGGTGCTTCGGCCTCGTCATCTTTGCAG ggcCCGACACGAAACTGATGCAGAACAGCGGTCGGACCAAGTTCAAGCGGACGAGCATCGATCGGCTGATGAACACACTGGTGCTCTGG aTCTTCGGGTTCCTGGTGTGCATGGGGGTGATCCTGGCCATCGGCAACGCCATTTGGGAGCATGAGGTGGGCGTCTGCTTCCAGATCTACCTGCCCTGGGACGAGGGGGTGCACAGTGCCTTCTTCTCCGGCTTCCTCTCCTTCTGGTCCTACATCATCATCCTCAACACTGTGGTGCCCATCTCGCTCTACGTGAG TGTGGAGGTGATCCGTCTCGGGCACAGCTACTTCATCAACTGGGACAAGAAGATGTACTGTGCCAAGCGCCGGACGCCAGCCGAGGCCCGGACCACCACCCTCAAtgaggagctggggcaggtggAATACATATTCTCTGACAAGACCGGCACCCTCACCCAGAACATAATGGTCTTCAGCAAGTGCTCTGTGAACGGGCACAGCTATG GTGACATGCAGGATGTGCTGGGTCACAAGGCGGAGCTGAGAGAG AGGCCAGAGCCAGTCGATTTCTCCTTCAACCCACTGGCGGACCCACGGTTCCAGTTCTGGGACCCCAGCCTGCTGGAAGCCGTCAATCTGGGAGACCCCCATGTGCATGAGTTCTTCCGTCTGCTCTCGCTCTGCCACACCGTCATGTCCGAGGAGAAGAGTGAAG GGGAGCTGTATTACAAGGCTCAGTCCCCGGATGAGGGAGCGCTAGTCACGGCTGCCAGAAACTTTGGCTTTGTGTTCCGGTCCCGCACGCCGAAGACCATCACGGTGCACGAGCTGGGTCGAGCCATCACCTACCAGCTGCTGGCCATCCTGGACTTCAACAACATCCGCAAGCGCATGTCTGTCATCG tCCGCAGCCCCGAGGGCAAGATCCGGCTGTACTGCAAAGGTGCTGACACCATCCTGCTGGAGCGCCTGCACCCCATCAACCAGGACCTGACCAACGTCACCACCGACCACCTCAAT GAATATGCTGGTGAGGGGCTGCGGACGCTGGTGCTGGCCTACAAAGACCTGGAGGAGAGTTACTATGAGGACTGGTCCGAGCGGCTGCACCAAGCCGGCAGTGCCCCTGAGGCCCGTGAGGATTACCTGGCTCGGCTCTATGATGAGGTGGAGCATGATATGATG CTGCTTGGAGCCACAGCCATCGAGGACAAACTGCAGCAGGGGGTCCCTGAAACCATTGCCATCCTGACGTTGGCCAACATCAAGATCTGGGTGCTGACGGGGGACAAACAGG aAACAGCTGTGAACATCGGCTACTCCTGCAAGATGCTGACAGATGACATGACAGAGGTGTTTGTGGTCACAGGCCACACTGTGCTGGAGGTGCGAGAGGAGCTCAG AAAAGCCCGGGAGAAGATGATGGATGCATCGCGCTCCATGGGCAACGGCTTCTACCAGGAGAAACTCTCCTCCTCCAAGTTCACCTCAGTGCTGGAAGCCATCGCAGGCGAATATGCTCTGGTCATCAATGGGCACAGCCTG GCCCATGCACTGGAAGCTGACATGGAGGTGGAGTTCCTGGAGACGGCATGTGCCTGCAAGGCCGTCATCTGCTGCCGCGTCACACCCTTGCAGAAAGCCCAGGTGGTGGAGCTGGTGAAGAAGTACAAGAAAGCTGTGACCCTGGCCATTGGGGATGGGGCCAACGATGTTAGCATGATAAAGA CTGCCCACATCGGGGTGGGCATCAGCGGGCAGGAGGGCATCCAGGCGGTGCTGGCCTCCGACTACTCCTTCTCGCAGTTCAAGTTCCTGCAGCGCCTGCTCCTGGTGCACGGGCGCTGGTCCTACCTGCGCATGTGCAAGTTCCTCTGCTACTTCTTCTACAAGAACTTTGCCTTCACCATGGTCCACTTCTGGTTTGGCTTCTTCTGCGGCTTCTCAGCGCAG ACTGTGTATGACCAGTACTTCATCACGCTGTACAACATCGTCTACACGTCGCTGCCCGTGCTCGCCATGGGCGTCTTCGACCAG GATGTGCCAGAGCAGCGGAGCATGGAGTACCCCAAGCTCTATGAGCCTGGGCAGCTGAACCTGCTCTTCAACAAGCGGGAGTTCTTCATCTGCATCGCCCAGGGCATCTACACCTCCGTCCTCATGTTCTTCATCCCCTACGGCGTCTTCGCTGATGCCACCCGTGATGATGGCGCCCAGCTGGCCGACTACCAGTCTTTCGCTGTCACTGTCGCCACCTCCCTTGTGATTGTCGTCAGCGTGCAG ATTGGGCTGGACACAGGTTTCTGGACGGCCATCAACCACTTCTTCATCTGGGGCAGCCTGACTGCCTACTTTGCCATCCTTTTCGCCATGCACAGCGACGGCCTCTTCCAGATGTTCCCCAACCAGTTCCGCTTTGTGG GTAATGCACAGAACACGCTAGCCCAGCCCACGGTATGGCTGACCATCGCCCTCACCACCGTGGTCTGCATCATGCCCGTTGTGGCCTTTCGCTTCCTCAAGCTTGACCTGAAACCTGAACTCTCAGACACG GTGCGCTACACTCAGCTGGTACGGAAGAAGCAGAAGACCCAGCACCGGTGCATGCGGCGTGTGGGGCGTGTGGGCTCGCGCCGTTCTGGCTATGCCTTCTCCCACCAGGAGGGTTTTGGGGAGCTCATCATGTCGGGCAAGAACATGCGGCTCAGCTCCCTGGCACTCTCCAGCTTCGCCCCCCGCCCCAGCGCCGGCTGGATTGAGACCCTGCGCAAGAAGAAAGGCAGCGATGGCAGCACTGCCGGCAGCCCCAGCGGCGTGGCCGACAAGACGCTCAAG GGCTCTCGCGGGACACGGTGCTGGGCCGCCTGGGAGCAAACGTCACGTTGA
- the IL6R gene encoding interleukin-6 receptor subunit alpha isoform X1, with protein MTGGWRRATHCSCGNCATRTRGATAVTWGATRCAPCGCWWKVGPRWGRGFPHSVAQSGIPHPPAPPCLAEPPETPRVSCYRRSHDKDVLCEWPLQAKPSPGTRAMLWVKQRFAAENATEQRCRYFSKARKFVCRVKVPPGADDTKPLVVSTCVSNGAGGLAGEDRIITLSSVSVKPDPPLNVTVEALEKAPQQLRVNWSYPSSWDPRFYWLRFQVRYRPEPAETFTEVEQVMTTWLDIRDAWRGTRHVVQVRAQEEFGHGAWSEWSQEAVGTPWTDPRDLTSEMGPFSSQSPMEDGTYGVTLPPELFGEDAADGTGGEEGSMGWLPGAGTHGTLIPTRSQSPLSAAGAVMEASAHSVASPYAFLVAGGSLLLGIALFVGIVVRYKQTWRTGGRRGAKQEGEAQHVLVPLGPPSPPLSDTPLLSPPGPLAPGALHVTNLDYFFSEQ; from the exons ATGACCGGTGGCTGGCGGAGGGCAACACACTGCTCCTGTGGCAACTGCGCTACGAGGACTCGGGGCGCTACAGCTGTTACGTGGGGGGCCACCCGCTGCGCTCCCTGCGGCTGCTGGTGGAAGGTGGGTCCGCGCTGGGGAAGGGGCTTCCCTCACAGCGTCGCCCAGTCTGGCATCCCCCATCCCCCAGCGCCTCCCTGCCTTGCAGAGCCCCCTGAAACTCCCCGGGTCTCCTGCTACCGGCGGAGCCATGACAAAGATGTCCTGTGCGAGTGGCCACTGCAGGCGAAGCCATCCCCAGGGACGCGGGCGATGCTCTGGGTGAAGCAGAG GTTCGCGGCTGAGAATGCCACAGAGCAGCGGTGCCGCTACTTCTCCAAGGCGCGGAAGTTTGTTTGCCGGGTGAAGGTGCCACCCGGGGCTGATGACACCAAACCCCTCGTGGTGTCCACGTGCGTCAGTAACGGCGCCGGCGGCTTGGCCGGTGAGGACAGGATCATCACCCTCAGCAGCGTCT CAGTGAAGCCCGACCCTCCCCTCAATGTGACAGTGGAGGCACTGGAGAAGGCACCGCAGCAGTTGCGCGTCAACTGGTCCTACCCCTCGTCCTGGGACCCCCGCTTCTACTGGCTCCGCTTCCAGGTCCGCTACCGCCCTGAGCCTGCCGAGACCTTCACGGAG GTGGAACAGGTGATGACGACATGGCTGGACATCCGTGACGCCTGGCGAGGGACGCGGCACGTGGTGCAGGTGCGGGCGCAGGAGGAGTTTGGCCACGGCGCGTGGAGCGAGTGGAGCCAGGAGGCAGTGGGCACCCCCTGGACAG ACCCCAGGGACCTCACCTCTGAAATGGGACCCTTCAGCTCTCAG TCCCCCATGGAGGATGGCACCTATGGGGTCACGCTGCCCCCCGAGCTCTTCGGGGAAGATGCTGCTGATGGCACTGGTGGTGAGGAAGGGTCTATGGGTTGGCTGCCGGGGGCCGGGACCCACGGGACCCTCATCCCCACAAGGAGCCAAtcccctctctctgctgcaggggcTGTCATGGAAGCCAGTGCCCACTCTGTGGCATCCCCCTATGCCTTCCTGGTGGCCGGGGGAAGCCTGCTCCTGGGCATCGCCCTCTTTGTTGGCATCGTGGTGAG GTACAAGCAGACATGGCGGACGGGTGGGCGGCGGGGCGCCAAGCAGGAAGGCGAGGCGCAGCATGTGCTAGTGCCCctgggcccccccagccccccactcAGTGACACCCCCCTGCTCTCGCCCCCTGGGCCCCTGGCCCCTGGGGCTCTCCATGTCACCAATTTGGACTATTTCTTCTCAGAGCAGTAA
- the IL6R gene encoding interleukin-6 receptor subunit alpha isoform X2 — translation MSARTAPCLVCATAPAKPHPHRFAAENATEQRCRYFSKARKFVCRVKVPPGADDTKPLVVSTCVSNGAGGLAGEDRIITLSSVSVKPDPPLNVTVEALEKAPQQLRVNWSYPSSWDPRFYWLRFQVRYRPEPAETFTEVEQVMTTWLDIRDAWRGTRHVVQVRAQEEFGHGAWSEWSQEAVGTPWTDPRDLTSEMGPFSSQSPMEDGTYGVTLPPELFGEDAADGTGGEEGSMGWLPGAGTHGTLIPTRSQSPLSAAGAVMEASAHSVASPYAFLVAGGSLLLGIALFVGIVVRYKQTWRTGGRRGAKQEGEAQHVLVPLGPPSPPLSDTPLLSPPGPLAPGALHVTNLDYFFSEQ, via the exons ATGTCGGCCAGGACTGCCCCGTGCCTGGTGTGTGCCACAGCCCCAGCCAAGCCACATCCCCACAGGTTCGCGGCTGAGAATGCCACAGAGCAGCGGTGCCGCTACTTCTCCAAGGCGCGGAAGTTTGTTTGCCGGGTGAAGGTGCCACCCGGGGCTGATGACACCAAACCCCTCGTGGTGTCCACGTGCGTCAGTAACGGCGCCGGCGGCTTGGCCGGTGAGGACAGGATCATCACCCTCAGCAGCGTCT CAGTGAAGCCCGACCCTCCCCTCAATGTGACAGTGGAGGCACTGGAGAAGGCACCGCAGCAGTTGCGCGTCAACTGGTCCTACCCCTCGTCCTGGGACCCCCGCTTCTACTGGCTCCGCTTCCAGGTCCGCTACCGCCCTGAGCCTGCCGAGACCTTCACGGAG GTGGAACAGGTGATGACGACATGGCTGGACATCCGTGACGCCTGGCGAGGGACGCGGCACGTGGTGCAGGTGCGGGCGCAGGAGGAGTTTGGCCACGGCGCGTGGAGCGAGTGGAGCCAGGAGGCAGTGGGCACCCCCTGGACAG ACCCCAGGGACCTCACCTCTGAAATGGGACCCTTCAGCTCTCAG TCCCCCATGGAGGATGGCACCTATGGGGTCACGCTGCCCCCCGAGCTCTTCGGGGAAGATGCTGCTGATGGCACTGGTGGTGAGGAAGGGTCTATGGGTTGGCTGCCGGGGGCCGGGACCCACGGGACCCTCATCCCCACAAGGAGCCAAtcccctctctctgctgcaggggcTGTCATGGAAGCCAGTGCCCACTCTGTGGCATCCCCCTATGCCTTCCTGGTGGCCGGGGGAAGCCTGCTCCTGGGCATCGCCCTCTTTGTTGGCATCGTGGTGAG GTACAAGCAGACATGGCGGACGGGTGGGCGGCGGGGCGCCAAGCAGGAAGGCGAGGCGCAGCATGTGCTAGTGCCCctgggcccccccagccccccactcAGTGACACCCCCCTGCTCTCGCCCCCTGGGCCCCTGGCCCCTGGGGCTCTCCATGTCACCAATTTGGACTATTTCTTCTCAGAGCAGTAA
- the SHE gene encoding SH2 domain-containing adapter protein E gives MAAKWFKEFPSNLKTVSERARPGSGSLGKSRKNSAAELGGCRPGPGGGKEGGGRLSRDNLQGLLQAATGKMRKNSRVEGGTPEGPPKTCSTYINRLIKVEAHEKNGKGYPGPLPTGLPPPEQDKGKTPKTETVIILEDYADPYDAKRTKGQRDAERLGENDGYMEPYDAQQMITEIRRRGSKDPLVKAILLLDSPGEPGEGGCKPEPAKWPAGKEATGKGPQLYDTPYEPGEGVAGGTPERRARAGDGRLPENDERPAGEYEQPWEWKKEQIVKALSVQFEGSERPKEEVPWQHLRQKSWTPKMLKPAGAEHGDGERVDPALALEKQPWYHGAITRAEAESRLQACREAGYLVRTSETGSGKYSIALKTSQGCVHIIVARTKDNKYTLSQASGVFASIPEVVHYYSTEKLPFKGAEHMALLHPVHCKLH, from the exons ATGGCGGCCAAGTGGTTTAAGGAGTTCCCCTCCAACCTGAAGACGGTTTCAGAGAGGGCTCGGCCGGGCAGCGGTAGCCTGGGCAAAAGCCGCAAGAATTCGGCCGCCGAGTTGGGGggctgccggcccggcccggggggtGGCAAGGAGGGGGGTGGGCGGCTGTCACGGGACAACCTGCAGGGTTTGCTTCAGGCCGCCACCGGGAAGATGCGGAAGAACTCACGAGTGGAGGGGGGCACGCCAGAGGGACCCCCCAAAACCTGCAGCACCTACATCAACCGCCTCATCAAGGTGGAGGCTCACGAGAAGAATGGGAAGGGGTACCCTGGCCCCCTGCCCACTGGCCtccctccccctgagcaggacaAGGGGAAGACCCCCAAGACAGAGACG GTCATCATCCTGGAGGACTACGCCGACCCCTACGATGCCAAGCGTACCAAGGGGCAGCGGGATGCTGAGCGCCTGGGGGAGAATGATGGCTATATGGAACCGTACGATGCCCAGCAGATGATCACAG AAATCCGCCGTCGGGGCTCCAAGGACCCCCTGGTCAAAGCCATCCTGCTGCTGGACAGTCCTGGcgagcctggggaggggggttgCAAGCCAGAGCCAGCCAAGTGGCCGGCAGGCAAGGAGGCAACAGGGAAGGGGCCACAGCTCTACGACACCCCTTATgagcccggggagggggtggcCGGGGGGACCCCAGAGCGCAGGGCAAGGGCTGGGGACGGGCGCCTGCCTGAGAATGATGAGCGCCCGGCGGGCGAGTACGAGCAGCCCTGGGAGTGGAAGAAGGAGCAGATCGTCAAAGCACTGTCAG tccaGTTCGAGGGCTCAGAGCGTCCCAAGGAGGAGGTGCCATGGCAGCACCTACGCCAGAAGAGCTGGACTCCCAAGATGCTGAAGCCGGCGGGTGCTGAACATGGCGACGGGGAGCGGGTGGACCCTGCCCTGGCACTGGAGAAGCAGCC CTGGTACCACGGAGCCATCACGCGGGCTGAGGCAGAGAGCCGGCTGCAGGCATGCCGGGAGGCCGGCTACCTGGTGCGCACCAGCGAGACTGGCAGTGGCAAGTACTCCATCGCACTCAA GACCAGCCAGGGCTGCGTCCACATCATCGTGGCCCGGACCAAGGACAACAAGTACACACTCAGCCAGGCCAGTGGCGTCTTCGCCAGCATCCCCGAGGTCGTGCACTACTACTCTACTGAGAAGCTGCCCTTCAAAGGAGCTGAGCACATGGCGCTGCTGCACCCCGTCCACTGCAAGCTGCATTAG
- the UBE2Q1 gene encoding ubiquitin-conjugating enzyme E2 Q1 yields the protein MQRAGPEEAAGSQAAAGGPGRSGAEVAAAPAGRLLRRELRLLESIFHRGHERFRIGSACPDEISCEFVPGAGARAGASGSRGPPPGPVRIHCNITESYPAVPPIWSVESDDPNLAAILERLVEVRKGNTLLLQHLKRIISDLCKLYNLPQHPDVEMLDQPLPAEQTTQEEVSSEEEDEEMPEDTEDLDHYEMKEEEPADGKKTEDEGIGKENLAILEKIKKNQRQDYLNGAVSGSVQATDRLMKELRDIYRSPSFKGGYYAVELVNDSLYDWNVKLLKVDEDSALHNDLQILKEKEGTDFILLNFSFKDNFPFDPPFVRVVSPVLSGGYVLGGGAICMELLTKQGWSSAYSIESVIMQISATLVKGKARVQFGANKNQYSLTRAQQSYKSLVQIHEKNGWYTPPKEDG from the exons ATGCAGCGGGCGGggccggaggaggcggcggggtcgcaggcggcggcggggggacccgggcggagcggggccgaggtggcggcggcccccgccgggCGGCTCCTGAGGCGGGAGCTGCGGCTGCTCGAGTCCATCTTCCACCGGGGCCACGAGCGGTTCCGCATCGGCAGCGCCTGCCCCGACGAGATCAGCTGCGAGTTCGTCCCGGGGGCCGGAGCCCGCGCCGGTGCCTCCGGTTcccgggggccgccgccggggcccgtCCGCATCCACTGCAACATCACG gaGTCTTATCCAGCTGTTCCCCCGATATGGTCTGTGGAGTCGGACGATCCGAACCTGGCAGCTATCCTGGAGAGGCTGGTGGAAGTCAGGAAAGGAAACACGCTG CTTTTGCAGCACCTGAAGCGAATAATCTCTGACCTGTGCAAACTCTACAACCTCCCCCAACATCCAGATGTTGAAATGTTGGACCAGCCTCTGCCGGCAGAACAG ACCACACAGGAAGAGGTGTCctctgaagaggaagatgaagagatgcCAGAG gACACTGAGGACTTGGACCACTATGAGATGAAagaggaagagccagcagatggGAAGAAGACAGAGGATGAAGGCATTGGGAAGGAAAACCTGGccattttagagaaaataaaaaagaaccagAGGCAAGATTACTTAAAT GGTGCAGTGTCTGGGTCTGTGCAGGCCACCGACCGGCTAATGAAGGAGCTCAGGGATATTTACCGATCACCAAGTTTCAAGGGCG GATACTATGCAGTTGAATTAGTGAACGACAGCCTGTACGATTGGAACGTCAAACTCCTGAA GGTTGACGAGGACAGCGCTTTGCACAATGATCTCCAGATCctcaaagagaaagaaggaacagATTTCATCCTCCTAAACTTCTCCTTTAAA GATAACTTTCCTTTTGATCCACCGTTCGTAAGGGTCGTGTCACCGGTGCTGTCAGGGGG GTATGTTCTGGGTGGCGGTGCCATCTGCATGGAGCTACTTACAAAACAG GGCTGGAGCAGCGCGTACTCCATCGAGTCAGTGATTATGCAGATCAGCGCAACTCTGGTGAAAGGGAAAGCGCGAGTACAATTTGGAGCCAATAAG AATCAGTACAGCCTGACAAGAGCACAGCAGTCCTACAAGTCCCTGGTTCAGATCCACGAGAAGAATG GCTGGTACACACCGCCCAAGGAGGACGGCTAG